The window atatgtatatttaattaaatataatatatataatatatatgtatatatgtttttaaacatatgtatatgtatatatatttaaataaatatatatgtatatagtatatgtatttatattttacataaacatttatatatttaagtgtatatatatattatattatgtgcataaatatatgtatatttatatctataggtaattatatatatctcaatatatatatttatatttacatttacatataattatatgtatattatatatatttaaatatgtgagaatatatttaaatatatgtatatatatattactatatgtttatataaatattatttatatatatttatatgtatatctttatttatacatacatttatataatattatgaatataatataatatatataatatatgatttgtgccaactcaagatttgagctaatttggctaagtagggagaggagcaaactcaagtcaatctcagtcaaaggagtgataacaagggaagcattacaatggtgaagcaagttcatatttgccttagaatttctctaagtcaccaaGTACCTCTTGTACACTctgtggcgcaacatttgaccaaggcgcaaggtttgacccaggcgcaacatttgactcgggcgcaacatttgaccaatgcgcaaggtttgacccgggcgcaacatttgacccgggcgcaacatttgaccaaggcgcaaggtttgaccttggcgcaacatttgaccggtcaaatgttgttcctctaccaacaactcttggcacaaactccttgtaacttagaataatttctaagtcacaaacTCTACAAGGGAAGCACTATtttggaacaacatttgaccggtcaaatgttgctcctctaccaacaactcttggcacaaactccttgtaacttagaataatttctaagtcacaaactctacaagggaagcactatattggaacaacatttgacctggtcaaatgttgctcctctaatcaACAGCTGTGGCGCAACTTTGTTTTGGAGTTAGAGTTATTTTGGATAtctgaatccgtccaggacgaactcaatccgtccaggacgaactcgttaaccatggttagtttatgaaagcctataaatatgtgattgtggttctcacaatttacacatccttcgggatggatggccaagtgctatgcacaaactctctcaaatatacacacaccctagcctaattttgtaccataaatatttgtagtggatagggcttgtaatatttagaggagtggtcattgtagccaaccttcgggtttggatttgtagcacccttcgaggtatttatcaatatacagatataccttggaaaatattgtgtgttggtttaatatttttatatcctcagaaaccgacccaataaatatccggaacacgaaacccattacagaactgcaatttgtttatccgcaagattcgaaagaattttaaattgtagtgagtatcgtattcaaccccccttctacgatactttggacctaacacagAGTTTACAAGAGCTATTTCTTTAGATATAACATTTGAATCTCTGGCTGCTTTACTTATGCTCTGAGcttgagacataacagtcaGTTCCATAGACTTGTGTTTTTGAGACTCTCTGGGTCTATCAGAATTTGCTGcttccttattactcctttcTTCTCTGATTTGCAGCAGCTTTGGCTATTTGTCAGCCATCTCCCCTTTTCcttcttcatcaccatctggccttttctttttcatttgctGATCaagtttgcatttgtctttggatattttctccccctttttgacatcagcagaggtgagaacttGAACCAGCTGAGCCACAGAAGTGCTCAAATCAGCTAGAGTATGCTGCATTGAAGTTTGAGTGGCCTCAATGGAAGTAAGTCTGTCTTCAATAGAAGGAGgtgtagctctgcacatccttTGACAATAAGTTAAGTTGCAGACTCTCCTTCTGGCAGGCTCAGAGGAAAGAAGTGTAGGGCTTGGAACTGTAGGAGCTATGATAGGAGAGGATTCTCTGACTGGTGACAGTGCTGTAATTGGAGAATCATCCTTGACTTGTGTAGAATCTCTGACTTGATCAGAGATAAACAGGTGAAGATCATGGGTCTGTACAAGAAGAGATGTAACTTCTAttgcatcatcatcttcattttcatcaataaaaatactcagagtatgtgatgccagagcttcagtagctgcatcagaatttgcagctgtagtaatctcctgagcaggagctgcatcAATTTCTTCAGGTTGAAGCAGAGAGTCTTGAATCATCTGCAAGACCATCTCTATTtgtgcatcttctgattgacTTGGGACATCAGAAGCTTTTTCTGACACTGTAGTACCAGCTGcaattatattttcatgttgaatcagagattcctgattcaacttcaacccttcatcagattttgtcaCTGTTGGTTGATCATTATGCTCAGAGAATGATTCTGACATTTGTGTATCAACTGCCATTGTGTCAAGTGGAATTGCAGAAAGAGGTTCAATCATGACTGGCTCTGCAGCTGAGggttgatcagagaatggaatcAAGGCTTGTGtgggatcctctgactgaggtggCTCAACAATCAGGTCAGTGATTGTGGTTggcttgattttctttcttggtttctttgctggtggaggaggtggaggtgcttcatcagagtcagagtctgatattttCTGCAGAAATCTTCTTTTTTTGGGAGGTggggagggtttggttggggatttaGTGGACCTGAGAACCCGTTTAGGTGAAGATGTTTCAACtggcccttgttgggaaggaccagaggttagTGCTGGagtagattttacaactggccccttttgggaaggaccagaggttgggacTGGTTCTGGATCAACAGTAGAAGGGGGAGGCtgtggtatattctcatcagagaataatggGGCATACTTATCAGGCAGAGCTACCCTTAACTTATCTTGTACAGTCATAAGAATAGCAAACACAGGCACATTTGGTTTCTTACTATCCTTCTTAATAAGATCAGTAAAGTCACGTTTGGTGATCTTAAAGGGCAATTCATTACCAGTTTCAGGGATGGGTACATCAGGAAAACAGtaagagaatataagctgacaaaatctagcatAATATACAATGTTCATATTCTCTTTTCTTCTATCTCCAATAAAACGCAGTATGGATGTAGCAAGATCAAGTTTAAGGTTATGAATTAGAGAGTACCCGATCTGTTGGCTGAATATAGGAATAGCATCGAAGTTATTGCACTTGTTTCCAAATGCTCTTGTGATGCAGTCATAGAAAAAGCTCCATTCCTTGCAGAGGTTTGGACGCTTTAGCTCACCCATTTTGTCAGTACTTGCTGAGTACCCAAAGAAACccatcatgtccctcagagtttgagtagggactggagaatcaaacttcttctaatcaggaagatgaagagccttcctgactGTAGTTGGAGAGACAAAATACTCCTGACCCTCATACTCACAGGTCAGAGATGGAGAGCCATGGTCACCCCCATCATCATAATTGGCAGTCCTCCAGAAGGTGAGAACCTGAGAAGGAGAGATGGACTCcggctgagtcagagcatacattagctcactgtgagccaagaaatcctgaataagatgaaactctttGGGGGCTTCATCGTTATCTAGTATGGCagcgtagttgttggtgacaaacttcGCTCCATTGAACTCAAAAGCTgttgtcgacatgatttctgaaagaaaatgagagtttaaGGTAGTGCagataaggtgtttgatgaaatgctggtgagaaaatgagaagagagtttgagagagagagagagagagagagtaaaatatcgtgtgtaaaaagtgaaaagaaattttcaaaaatgatatatatgtgtgtatacacgATGTACTGACTCTCGGtgttagtgggacacgtggcagaTGTCTAACGGTCAGAAAATGAGGTAGTGGAGATGTAATCATGACAAGCGTGTAGTGGAGTGTGAATATGTATTACAGTGCAACAATTAccgagaaaacacaattattcaccgtgtttttctccactcaggaattcaaatggattttgtaccgtttgacaattaatTCTAATATTCTCGTGaccaaaaatcatttattttaaactccgacttgaatcagatgattgaccattgaccagagtttaaataaatggcagattATGAGACAAAACAGAGTTTGTTCATGAAATTTTGTACTGATGAGACATAAACAGTGAAAGTCTGAATAACAAGTATTCCTCGGAGTTTGCAaacgattatttgaatttaatcgaAAATCACTCGATGTCTTAAAAGttgttaatcacagatgtgGAGTGAAAGGTGTGTGTTGACATGATTCCTCTAATTGTAACAAAGATTGACAAAttacttaaataatattagagagaatcagatgtacagaagatgttttaaccatctcataagccgagtttctcacaatatggatcagagtttaagttttcttctcttttctatatcatttatcttttgaaaggaaacttctcatggtaagtgagtcataaccttcatcagatttttattttctcggtgtatttctccagtaatcagagattgcgAAAGGTCTCTAAGAAAAATACGATTTTTCTGATGCCtctgcttaataccagcagtgcacttggatctttcctctcacagaatttctaagatctcaaaggagtactagagataattttttttttaagaagagacaaatttgtgatccatatctgagacctaatcactcttagctcataaggggagtaaagcaagttcttcactgagtgcttatctaatatttaagaagtaaggcattctaagtaacaaatttaaatcatgttttgtgtaacatagatttccacatatgtaatgtcacaaaaatcagactttagaggttttcatgatctaattcaagtatttgcaacatattcttcacaggaatgtCATTTATCAGTAAAAAtttcatgtcatcagagtttgtcgggtcagagtataaatatcagagtttgtcatatcagtgcataatcatcagagtttagatcagagaataacagatgcagttgtagttCAAGTTAATAAAAGAGATTAATTAATGTAGATATCTTATGAAGGAATGtaacagagtttagagaggaccagagatcatccctaattcgtttacaagtctggtgaatgttgcttcagccaaaggtttggtgaagatatctgccaactgctgatctgttggaacaaagtgaagttctactgttccttccatcacatgttctctgatgaaatgatatcttatgctgatatgcttggtcatggaatgctgtactggatttcctgtcatggcaatagcactttggttatcacagtaaatagggATTTGAGTAAGAGATAaaccatagtccaacaattgatttttcatccataaaatctgagcacagcagcttcctgcagcaatatactctgcctctgcagtagatgtggaaattgatttttgtttcttgctgAACAAAGacaccagtcttcctccaagaaattgacaactcccacttgtgctctttctgtctattttgcatcctgcaaaatctgcatcagagtaaccaatcagtgtaaagtctgattctctgggataccagagtcccatctcaactgtacccttgagatatttgaaaatccttttgactgctatcagatgtggttctcttgtttccgcttgaaatcttgcacagagacaggtagcaaacatgatatcaggtctactagcagtgagatatagaagtgagcctatcatacctctgtagttagtaatttctactggtgatccagtatctttatctaacttggtGGCTGTGGCCATGAGAGTAGTGGCAGCTGAActatcctgcataccaaattttgTTAGCAGATTTCTGGtgtatttagactgattaatgaaaattccctcatcagtctgtttaacttgcagtcccagaaaatagctcatctctcccatcatactcatctgatatctagactgcataagctttgagaatctctcacagagtttaggattagtagatccaaaaatgatatcatctacataaacttgaactaaaagcaagtcattaccatggttgagataaaacagagttttgtctattgtacctctgttgaaaccactgtccaagaggaattgagccagagtttcataccatgctcttggtgcttgctttagtccatacagtgccttatctagtctgtagacatgatTTGGAAATTTTGAAtctacaaaacctggaggttgttcaacatatacttcttcctccagctctccatttagaaaggacttttcacatccatttgaaaaaccttgaatttcttgtgtgctgcataggccaagaaaattctgattgcttctaatctggcaactggggcaaaggtctcatcatagtcaattccttcttgttgagaatatcccttggctaccagtcttgctttatttctggtgattattccatcactgtctgtcttgtttctgaacacccatttggtaccaactattgatctgttctttggtcttggtactaatgtccagactttgtttctctcaaattcatttaactcctcctgcattgctgttacccaatctgcatcctttaaggcttcttccactttctttggttctgtctgagataaaaatgagtgaaataagcattcatttgctgttccagttctggtttgtactccagcatctggatctccaattatcagatctggtgtgtgagactttgttcatttcctttcatgtggcagttgacttctggaactagatcctcccccataatccatgttgtttccagtgtcattctgattctgattctgagtttctgatgcctctcccccattattcatgctatctccatgagtattctgagtttctgatgctccccctgaagatgtgttctcatgattctctgctgtagaatgatcagagtttgaggagtcagtatcagagtttgtgttttctgctgagtcgtcaacattttcatccagattttcattgtgagagtgctccccctcaacatgtgcttgaggttgatgagttggagtgacatactctgacatgatctcagagtcagagtttatggagtcagagaatgcatcttcatcttcaaatctcagttgttcatggtcagcaaaatcttccattccagtaattttcttatcatcaaaggatacatgaatggattccatgattacccttgttctcatattgtaaactctgaaggcttttgttgacagaggatagccaacaaaaattccttcatcagcttttaaatcaaatttggtcaactgttcaggatgatttttcagaacaaagcatttacacccaaatatgtggaagtattcgagatttggttttctgcctttgaccatctcaaatggagtttttccatgcttatttatcagagttgcattctgtgtgaaacaagcagtttgcacagcttcagcccagaagtaagttggtaactttgcttcctccaacattgttctagcagcttcaatcagagttctgttctttcgttccacaacaccattttgctgaggtgttccaggtgctgaaaattcctgcttaattccatttgctttatagaactcttccatcttagaattcttgaactcagtgccattatcact of the Daucus carota subsp. sativus chromosome 4, DH1 v3.0, whole genome shotgun sequence genome contains:
- the LOC135152158 gene encoding endochitinase A-like; the protein is MGFFGYSASTDKMGELKRPNLCKEWSFFYDCITRAFGNKCNNFDAIPIFSQQIGYSLIHNLKLDLATSILRFIGDRRKENMNIVYYARFCQLIFSYCFPDVPIPETGNELPFKITKRDFTDLIKKDSKKPNVPVFAILMTVQDKLRVALPDKYAPLFSDENIPQPPPSTVDPEPVPTSGPSQKGPVVKSTPALTSGPSQQGPVETSSPKRVLRSTKSPTKPSPPPKKRRFLQKISDSDSDEAPPPPPPAKKPRKKIKPTTITDLIVEPPQSEDPTQALIPFSDQPSAAEPVMIEPLSAIPLDTMAVDTQMSESFSEHNDQPTVTKSDEGLKLNQESLIQHENIIAAGTTVSEKASDVPSQSEDAQIEMVLQMIQDSLLQPEEIDAAPAQEITTAANSDAATEALASHTLSIFIDENEDDDAIEVTSLLVQTHDLHLFISDQVRDSTQVKDDSPITALSPVRESSPIIAPTVPSPTLLSSEPARRRVCNLTYCQRMCRATPPSIEDRLTSIEATQTSMQHTLADLSTSVAQLVQVLTSADVKKGEKISKDKCKLDQQMKKKRPDGDEEGKGEMADK